The following coding sequences are from one Kosakonia sp. H02 window:
- a CDS encoding ABC transporter permease translates to MSKALSVNATTPLRQQFFDFLYKWGMLLTVVVLIAVFGIASDNFLDPFNIINILRSIAIVTVIAIGVSISLTIGGFDLSVGSTASLANALVISLFVWHGFGTTEAILVTLALCTLVGLFNAFLIVVLRIPDMLATLGSLFVIQGVAMTYSYGGSITENMVLPGGDMAEGTIPAAFGLLGQVPTIVIIMLVVTIVAQLGLSLTTHGRRMYAIGGNPEAARLSGIRTTRYKVVAYVIASLLAGLGGILLASRIGSSQVNAGGGYLMDAVAAAWIGFSLAGSGKPNALGTLVGAVILGVLSNGLVMLSVPYYAMDIIKGLVLAGALALTYFQRR, encoded by the coding sequence GTGAGTAAGGCCCTTTCAGTCAATGCGACGACACCGTTGCGCCAGCAATTTTTTGATTTTCTCTATAAATGGGGCATGTTGCTCACCGTGGTCGTGCTGATTGCTGTTTTTGGCATCGCGTCGGACAACTTCCTCGACCCCTTTAACATCATCAATATTCTGCGGTCCATCGCCATTGTGACGGTGATTGCCATCGGCGTGTCGATTTCGCTGACGATCGGCGGCTTTGATCTTTCGGTCGGCTCCACCGCATCGCTGGCCAATGCACTGGTCATTTCGCTGTTTGTCTGGCACGGCTTCGGCACCACGGAAGCGATTCTGGTAACGCTGGCGCTCTGTACGCTGGTCGGCCTGTTTAACGCGTTTTTGATTGTGGTGCTGCGCATTCCCGACATGCTCGCCACGCTTGGCAGCCTGTTTGTTATTCAGGGCGTGGCGATGACCTATAGCTATGGCGGTTCAATCACCGAAAATATGGTGCTGCCGGGCGGTGATATGGCGGAAGGTACCATTCCGGCGGCTTTTGGCCTGCTCGGCCAGGTGCCGACGATTGTCATCATTATGCTGGTGGTGACGATTGTCGCGCAGCTTGGCCTGTCGCTGACCACCCACGGACGCCGGATGTACGCCATCGGCGGTAACCCGGAGGCTGCGCGCCTCTCGGGTATTCGCACCACGCGCTACAAAGTGGTGGCCTATGTGATTGCCTCTTTGCTGGCCGGGCTTGGCGGCATTTTGCTGGCGTCACGCATTGGCTCGTCGCAGGTCAATGCGGGCGGCGGTTATCTGATGGATGCGGTCGCCGCCGCGTGGATTGGCTTCTCGCTGGCGGGCTCAGGTAAACCGAACGCGCTTGGCACGCTGGTGGGTGCGGTTATTCTCGGCGTGCTGTCAAACGGGCTGGTGATGCTGTCGGTGCCTTATTACGCCATGGACATTATTAAGGGGCTGGTGCTGGCCGGTGCTCTTGCGTTGACTTATTTCCAGCGTCGTTAA
- the mtnA gene encoding S-methyl-5-thioribose-1-phosphate isomerase: MPSLQTTSLRIAENRLFILDQQALPQEKRWLPADTVDDLVGHIHALRVRGAPLIGLSASLLLALLAERGANRDELATALETLRAARPTAVNLMNNLDRMKQALVQENYAQALMAEALRLTEEDKQLCDNIAQAGSALVKPGSRILTHCNTGGLATAGVGTALGVIALAHQQGNIATVWVDETRPLLQGGRLTAWELGELGVPYQLITDSMAASLMAQGQVDAVWVGADRIAANGDVANKIGTYSLAVLAKFHNVPFYVAAPQTTLDPHCPNGDAIPIEQRAPTEVTGVAGSFGAVQWAPGDAQVYNPAFDVTPASLISAWVLDSGVVTNAADLFAG; this comes from the coding sequence ATGCCGTCATTACAGACCACCAGCCTGCGCATCGCCGAAAATCGCTTATTTATTCTCGATCAACAGGCATTACCGCAGGAGAAACGCTGGCTGCCCGCCGATACGGTAGACGACCTTGTCGGCCATATTCACGCCCTGCGCGTGCGTGGCGCGCCGCTGATTGGCCTTTCTGCGAGCCTGCTGCTGGCGCTGCTGGCAGAACGCGGCGCAAACCGTGATGAATTGGCGACGGCACTGGAAACCCTGCGCGCCGCGCGCCCGACGGCGGTGAACCTGATGAACAATCTTGATCGCATGAAACAGGCGCTGGTGCAGGAAAACTATGCGCAGGCGCTGATGGCAGAAGCGCTACGGCTTACCGAAGAAGACAAGCAGCTTTGCGATAACATTGCGCAGGCGGGAAGCGCGCTGGTAAAACCCGGCAGTCGTATCCTGACGCACTGCAATACCGGCGGGCTGGCAACGGCGGGCGTCGGTACAGCGCTCGGCGTCATTGCGCTGGCACATCAGCAGGGCAACATCGCCACTGTGTGGGTGGATGAAACGCGACCGCTGTTACAGGGCGGTCGTCTCACGGCCTGGGAATTAGGCGAGCTGGGTGTGCCGTATCAGTTGATTACCGATTCGATGGCCGCCAGCCTGATGGCACAAGGGCAGGTAGATGCGGTGTGGGTTGGCGCAGACCGGATTGCCGCGAATGGCGATGTGGCAAATAAAATCGGCACCTATTCCCTGGCGGTGCTGGCGAAATTCCACAACGTGCCGTTTTATGTCGCCGCGCCGCAAACCACGCTCGATCCGCACTGCCCGAACGGTGACGCGATCCCCATTGAGCAGCGCGCGCCTACAGAAGTCACTGGCGTTGCGGGAAGTTTTGGCGCAGTGCAGTGGGCGCCTGGCGATGCGCAAGTCTATAACCCGGCGTTTGACGTCACTCCGGCTTCGCTTATCAGCGCCTGGGTGCTTGATAGCGGCGTGGTGACCAACGCCGCGGATCTTTTCGCCGGGTAG
- a CDS encoding LVIVD repeat-containing protein, with protein sequence MARELPRPDYSRNMRLIGHSDQGGRPDGVQIMVHRGFAYIGHMVSQGFSIVDVRDAKNPKPAGYVAAPPGTWNVHLQAHDDLLLVINARDLFADARFADEKVYYTRSVGETVSDVQDRGWSAGLRIFDISTPDKPHEISFLSLNGIGIHRIWYVGGRWAYVSALVDGFTDYIFLTIDLADPRKPQVAGHWWLPGMNQAAGETPAWEEGKRYALHHAIIAGDTAYGSWRDGGLTLLDVKDRTQPKLISHRNWSPPFGGGTHTALPLPDRELLVVLDEAVLDNQQDGEKLIWLFDIREPSNPVSISTFPQPDETDYVVKGAHFGPHNLHENRPGSFISSTLIFATYQNAGVRAYDISNPYRPVETGALVPAAPARMMDTRPGRPRVIQSCDVFVDAQGIIYSTDYNGGLSIIEYLG encoded by the coding sequence ATGGCACGTGAACTTCCGCGCCCTGACTACAGCCGCAATATGCGGCTGATTGGTCACAGCGACCAGGGCGGCCGCCCGGACGGCGTACAAATCATGGTGCATCGCGGCTTTGCCTATATCGGCCATATGGTGTCGCAGGGTTTTTCCATTGTGGATGTCCGCGACGCGAAAAACCCGAAACCCGCAGGCTACGTTGCCGCACCGCCCGGCACCTGGAATGTGCATCTGCAAGCCCACGACGATCTGCTGCTGGTCATTAACGCCCGCGATCTTTTTGCCGATGCCCGGTTTGCTGATGAAAAAGTCTATTACACCCGCTCGGTGGGCGAGACGGTCAGCGATGTGCAGGACAGAGGCTGGAGCGCCGGGCTGCGCATTTTCGATATCTCCACGCCGGATAAACCGCATGAAATCAGCTTCCTGTCGCTTAACGGCATCGGCATTCACCGCATCTGGTACGTTGGCGGTCGCTGGGCTTACGTTTCTGCACTGGTCGACGGCTTTACCGACTACATCTTCCTGACGATTGATCTGGCCGATCCGCGTAAACCGCAGGTCGCCGGGCACTGGTGGTTGCCGGGTATGAATCAGGCCGCCGGGGAAACGCCAGCGTGGGAAGAGGGCAAACGCTATGCGCTGCACCACGCGATTATCGCGGGCGATACCGCTTACGGTAGCTGGCGCGACGGCGGCCTGACGCTGCTGGATGTGAAAGACCGCACCCAGCCGAAGCTGATTAGCCACCGCAACTGGAGCCCACCGTTTGGCGGCGGCACTCATACCGCGCTGCCTTTGCCGGATCGCGAGCTGCTGGTGGTGCTGGATGAAGCAGTGCTGGATAACCAGCAAGATGGCGAGAAGCTGATTTGGCTGTTTGATATCCGCGAACCGTCGAACCCGGTGAGTATCTCCACTTTCCCGCAGCCGGATGAGACGGATTATGTGGTGAAAGGCGCGCATTTCGGCCCGCACAACCTGCACGAAAACCGCCCCGGCAGCTTTATTAGCTCGACGCTGATTTTCGCCACGTATCAGAACGCAGGCGTGCGCGCCTACGATATTTCCAACCCGTATCGCCCGGTGGAAACCGGTGCACTTGTGCCCGCTGCTCCAGCGAGAATGATGGATACCCGGCCTGGCCGCCCGCGTGTGATCCAGTCCTGCGACGTGTTTGTTGACGCGCAGGGGATTATTTACAGCACCGATTACAACGGCGGGTTATCGATAATCGAGTATCTGGGATAA
- a CDS encoding acireductone dioxygenase yields MSALTIYTDKDARTPVWHSTDAHEIQQQLNAKGVRFERWQADRDLGANPTPETVINAYQHAIDKLVAEKGYQSWDVISLRADNPQKETLRAKFLNEHTHGEDEVRFFVEGAGLFCLHIGNEVYQVLCEKSDLISVPAGTPHWFDIGSEPNFTAIRIFDNPEGWVAQFTGDNIADGYPRLA; encoded by the coding sequence ATGAGCGCACTGACGATTTATACCGATAAAGATGCCCGCACACCGGTGTGGCACAGCACCGACGCCCACGAGATCCAGCAGCAACTGAATGCCAAAGGTGTGCGTTTCGAGCGCTGGCAAGCGGACCGCGATTTGGGCGCAAACCCGACGCCAGAGACGGTGATCAACGCCTATCAGCACGCCATCGATAAGCTGGTGGCCGAGAAAGGCTATCAAAGCTGGGATGTGATCAGCCTGCGCGCCGATAACCCGCAAAAAGAGACGCTGCGCGCGAAGTTTCTTAACGAACACACCCACGGCGAAGACGAAGTGCGTTTCTTTGTTGAAGGTGCCGGGCTGTTCTGTCTGCATATCGGCAACGAAGTCTACCAGGTGCTGTGCGAAAAAAGCGACCTGATTTCGGTGCCTGCGGGAACGCCACACTGGTTTGATATAGGATCGGAACCGAACTTCACCGCCATCAGGATTTTCGATAATCCCGAAGGATGGGTTGCGCAGTTTACCGGGGATAATATTGCGGATGGATATCCGCGCCTGGCGTAA
- a CDS encoding sugar ABC transporter substrate-binding protein has protein sequence MKKIALSLLALGLLGALPGHAATPAPVPDAIANHNGPVRIALIRNLGSDDNTTQFVSGALQEGKKLGFKISTFLSNGDDAKFQDFVNQAISQKYDGIILSQGRDPYSTDLIKKAVAAGIKVAVFDTAVNGDIPGVTVTQQDDASLTKLSFGELVKDFNGKANIIKLWVAGFPPMERRQAAYAELLKAHPGIKELESIGAVSSDVQGDTANKVGAVLAKYPKGKIDAIWGTWDAFSQGAYKALKENGRTEIKLYSIDVSNQDLQLMREAGSPWKVSVAVDPKLIGATNVRLVANKIAGEPTPATYDFKAAAIPQALLASQPGAVNVASLGKIIPGWGQTEDFIAPWFATLEAKNK, from the coding sequence ATGAAGAAAATTGCACTCTCACTGTTGGCGCTGGGGTTACTGGGCGCATTGCCGGGCCACGCCGCGACGCCTGCGCCAGTACCGGACGCCATTGCCAACCATAACGGCCCGGTGCGCATTGCGCTTATCCGCAACCTTGGTTCCGACGATAACACCACGCAGTTTGTCTCCGGTGCATTGCAGGAAGGTAAAAAGCTCGGCTTTAAAATCAGCACCTTTTTAAGTAACGGTGACGACGCCAAATTCCAGGATTTCGTCAACCAGGCCATCAGCCAGAAATATGACGGCATTATTCTTTCGCAGGGGCGCGATCCCTACTCCACGGATCTGATTAAAAAAGCGGTCGCCGCCGGGATCAAAGTGGCGGTGTTTGATACCGCCGTTAACGGCGACATTCCGGGGGTGACCGTTACCCAGCAGGATGACGCTTCGCTGACCAAACTCTCGTTTGGCGAGCTGGTGAAAGATTTCAACGGCAAAGCCAACATCATCAAACTGTGGGTCGCCGGTTTCCCGCCGATGGAGCGCCGCCAGGCGGCCTATGCTGAATTACTGAAAGCCCATCCGGGGATTAAAGAGCTGGAGTCGATTGGCGCGGTGTCTTCGGATGTGCAGGGCGATACCGCCAACAAAGTGGGCGCCGTGCTGGCGAAATACCCGAAAGGCAAGATTGATGCTATCTGGGGCACCTGGGATGCCTTCAGCCAGGGGGCGTATAAGGCGCTGAAAGAGAATGGTCGCACCGAAATCAAACTCTACAGCATTGATGTGTCGAACCAGGATCTGCAACTGATGCGTGAGGCAGGCAGCCCGTGGAAGGTGAGCGTGGCGGTGGATCCGAAACTGATTGGCGCCACCAACGTGCGCCTGGTAGCCAATAAGATTGCCGGTGAGCCAACGCCCGCGACGTATGATTTTAAAGCGGCCGCCATTCCGCAGGCGCTGCTCGCCAGCCAGCCGGGCGCGGTGAATGTGGCCTCACTGGGCAAAATTATTCCGGGCTGGGGCCAGACAGAAGACTTTATCGCGCCGTGGTTTGCGACACTGGAAGCGAAGAATAAATAA
- the mtnC gene encoding acireductone synthase has product MIRAIVTDIEGTTSDIRFVHNVLFPYARERLAGFVQAEQYKEPVSTILHNLREEIAQPNASTAELIDVLFAFMDEDRKSTALKALQGIIWRDGYVNGDFTGHLYPDVLPALENWKAQGIDLYVYSSGSVAAQKLLFGYSDEGDITHLFSGYFDTLVGAKREVQSYRNIATQLGLPPSSILFLSDIHQELDAAEEAGFRTIQLIRDDDDAASHHHQVNSFSTIKPEQIPS; this is encoded by the coding sequence ATGATCCGCGCGATTGTCACCGATATTGAAGGCACCACCAGCGATATCCGCTTTGTCCATAACGTTCTGTTCCCCTACGCTCGCGAGCGGCTGGCGGGGTTTGTTCAGGCGGAACAATATAAAGAGCCCGTCAGCACCATTCTGCATAATCTGCGTGAAGAGATTGCTCAGCCGAACGCCAGCACCGCCGAGCTTATCGACGTGCTGTTCGCCTTTATGGATGAAGACCGCAAATCAACGGCGCTGAAAGCGTTGCAGGGCATTATCTGGCGCGACGGTTATGTAAATGGTGATTTTACCGGCCACCTTTACCCGGACGTGCTGCCCGCGCTGGAAAACTGGAAGGCGCAGGGCATTGATCTGTATGTATATTCCTCTGGCTCGGTGGCGGCGCAAAAACTGTTATTTGGCTATAGCGACGAAGGTGATATTACTCATTTGTTTAGCGGATATTTCGACACGCTGGTTGGCGCGAAACGCGAGGTGCAATCTTATCGCAATATCGCCACACAACTTGGTCTGCCGCCCTCTTCCATTCTATTCCTCTCCGATATTCATCAGGAGCTGGACGCCGCCGAAGAAGCGGGCTTTCGCACGATCCAATTGATTCGCGATGATGATGACGCAGCCAGTCATCATCACCAGGTTAACTCTTTCAGCACCATTAAGCCGGAGCAGATCCCTTCATGA
- a CDS encoding sugar ABC transporter ATP-binding protein, giving the protein MGSNLLEMRGMSLAFGGFKALSQVDLTLRGGSVHALTGANGAGKSTLMAVLCGTYDHYEGEITINHQAVPIRTPRDAKQLGIHLVQQEVDVALVPGLSIAENIMLDKLAETGHRFRWGEIRAQARTALAQLDIQLDVKRPIDSCTLAEKQQILLARALSHHCRFLILDEPTAPLDQHESERLFTVVKRLQQQGIGVVFISHRIHEVKAICDTLTVLRDGRLIESGPMAALSAEQIVEKMLGHELSDIYPPARPPHSDELLLSVDGLHDEGLLKDISLRLRKGEILGIGGLAGAGKTELCKALFGANKSRITRGELNHQPWRPRDPADSVTRGLALVPEERRKEGIFIDEPVSMNLAVSADNSFSRWGLFAHRQAWRWAQEVITRVGVRTTGPGQMLRRLSGGNQQKVAIGKWLRGNARVVIFDEPTKGVDVKAKTDLFQLIDGLAREGKGVIYASGEFAELVGLCDRICVLWDGRIVAEVQGGEAREETLLYYSTGGTARE; this is encoded by the coding sequence ATGGGCAGTAACCTCCTCGAAATGCGTGGCATGAGCCTCGCCTTTGGCGGCTTTAAGGCGCTGTCGCAGGTTGATCTCACCTTGCGGGGCGGTTCGGTGCATGCGTTAACCGGCGCGAATGGCGCGGGGAAATCCACCTTAATGGCGGTGCTGTGCGGCACCTATGACCATTATGAAGGGGAGATTACCATCAACCATCAGGCGGTGCCGATCCGCACCCCGCGCGACGCTAAACAGCTTGGCATTCACCTGGTGCAGCAGGAAGTGGACGTCGCGCTGGTACCGGGGCTGAGCATCGCCGAAAACATCATGCTCGATAAGCTGGCAGAAACCGGTCACCGTTTTCGCTGGGGAGAAATTCGTGCTCAGGCGCGCACCGCGCTGGCGCAACTGGATATTCAGCTTGATGTTAAACGCCCGATTGATAGCTGCACGCTGGCGGAAAAACAGCAAATTTTGCTGGCACGGGCGCTCTCGCACCACTGTCGGTTTTTAATTCTGGATGAACCCACCGCGCCGCTGGATCAACACGAAAGTGAGCGCTTGTTCACGGTGGTGAAACGCCTGCAACAGCAGGGCATCGGCGTGGTGTTTATCTCCCACCGCATTCACGAAGTGAAGGCGATTTGCGACACCTTAACGGTGCTGCGCGATGGCAGGCTAATTGAGTCCGGCCCGATGGCGGCGTTGAGCGCTGAGCAGATTGTCGAAAAGATGCTCGGCCATGAGCTGAGCGACATCTACCCGCCTGCGCGCCCGCCGCACAGTGACGAACTGCTGCTCAGCGTCGATGGCCTGCATGACGAAGGGCTGCTGAAAGATATATCCCTGCGGCTGCGCAAAGGGGAAATTCTCGGCATCGGCGGGCTGGCCGGGGCGGGAAAAACCGAGCTGTGTAAGGCGCTGTTCGGCGCGAATAAAAGCCGCATCACGCGCGGCGAGCTGAACCATCAACCGTGGCGGCCGCGCGATCCGGCGGATTCGGTCACGCGCGGGCTGGCGCTGGTGCCGGAAGAGCGGCGCAAAGAGGGCATCTTTATTGATGAGCCGGTCAGCATGAATTTGGCGGTCAGCGCCGATAACAGTTTCTCGCGCTGGGGGCTGTTTGCGCATCGCCAGGCCTGGCGCTGGGCGCAGGAAGTGATCACTCGCGTTGGCGTGCGCACCACCGGGCCGGGTCAGATGCTGCGTCGCTTGTCCGGCGGTAATCAGCAAAAAGTGGCGATCGGCAAATGGCTGCGTGGTAACGCCAGGGTAGTGATTTTTGACGAGCCGACCAAGGGTGTGGACGTCAAGGCGAAAACCGATCTGTTCCAGCTTATCGACGGCCTGGCGCGGGAAGGCAAAGGCGTGATTTATGCGTCAGGCGAATTCGCCGAGCTGGTAGGTTTGTGTGACCGGATTTGTGTGCTGTGGGATGGGCGCATTGTGGCAGAAGTGCAGGGCGGGGAAGCCCGCGAAGAGACACTCCTTTACTATTCCACCGGAGGAACGGCGCGTGAGTAA
- a CDS encoding sorbosone dehydrogenase family protein produces MKMSRHTLAALIFTALLAGCDQGATIDPVKQVGPQPELPKAQNFLMPPMQVPEGVPWQDGQMPKVPQGLKIEKVADGLQHPRQVYVLPNNDILVAEANGPAKPTTRPKQLIMGVVQQASGKGGPGGNRITLLRNVDGKWQKHTFIENLHSPFGMQLIGNELWVANADSLVKFPYQEGETTIRAPGETVTELPGGPINHHWTKSLLASPDGSKLYVGVGSNSNITENGIGAEYRRAAVLEVDAASGASRIYASGLRNPTGLQWEPESGALWAIVNERDEIGSDLVPDYMTSVQEKGFYGWPYSYFGQHVDERVKPQRPDLVQQAIKPDYALSSHVAPLGLLFYTGDNMPQYRGGAFVSEHGSWNRKPLNGYQVVWVKFENGKPVGQPLPVVTGFLTDDQKQVRGLPVGLAMDKQGGVLIADDAGNAIWRVSAR; encoded by the coding sequence ATGAAAATGTCCCGACATACACTGGCCGCGCTCATCTTCACCGCCTTACTTGCTGGCTGTGACCAGGGCGCGACAATCGATCCGGTTAAACAGGTTGGCCCACAACCGGAACTGCCAAAAGCGCAAAACTTCCTGATGCCGCCCATGCAGGTGCCAGAAGGCGTGCCGTGGCAGGACGGGCAAATGCCCAAAGTCCCGCAGGGGCTGAAGATTGAAAAAGTGGCAGACGGCCTGCAACACCCGCGCCAGGTCTATGTACTGCCCAATAACGATATTCTGGTCGCCGAAGCTAACGGCCCGGCGAAACCGACCACCCGCCCTAAGCAGTTGATTATGGGCGTAGTACAACAGGCTTCCGGTAAAGGCGGCCCCGGCGGCAATCGCATTACCCTGCTACGCAATGTCGACGGCAAATGGCAGAAACACACCTTTATTGAGAACCTGCACTCGCCGTTTGGTATGCAGTTGATCGGCAATGAACTGTGGGTTGCCAACGCCGACAGCCTGGTGAAATTCCCCTATCAGGAAGGGGAAACCACTATCCGCGCGCCGGGAGAAACCGTCACTGAGCTGCCTGGCGGGCCGATTAACCACCACTGGACCAAATCCCTGCTCGCCAGCCCCGACGGCAGCAAGTTGTATGTCGGCGTCGGCTCCAACAGCAACATCACCGAAAACGGCATTGGCGCAGAGTATCGCCGCGCTGCGGTGCTGGAAGTGGATGCTGCCAGCGGAGCCAGCCGCATTTACGCCAGCGGCCTGCGTAACCCGACAGGTTTACAGTGGGAGCCAGAAAGCGGCGCACTGTGGGCTATCGTCAACGAACGCGATGAGATCGGCTCCGATCTGGTACCGGATTACATGACTTCGGTACAGGAGAAAGGTTTCTACGGCTGGCCGTACAGCTACTTTGGTCAGCATGTCGATGAGCGCGTGAAACCGCAGCGCCCGGATCTGGTACAACAGGCGATCAAACCCGATTACGCCCTGAGCTCTCACGTTGCACCGCTCGGCCTGCTGTTCTATACCGGCGACAATATGCCGCAATACCGCGGCGGCGCCTTTGTCAGCGAGCACGGGAGCTGGAACCGCAAACCGCTCAATGGTTATCAAGTGGTATGGGTGAAATTTGAAAACGGCAAACCGGTCGGGCAACCGCTGCCGGTGGTAACCGGTTTTCTCACCGACGACCAGAAGCAGGTGCGCGGCTTACCGGTCGGGCTGGCAATGGATAAGCAAGGCGGCGTGTTGATTGCCGACGATGCCGGCAACGCCATCTGGCGGGTCAGCGCCCGCTGA
- the mtnK gene encoding S-methyl-5-thioribose kinase, whose protein sequence is MSQYRTFSARDAVAYAQQFGGLDNPSELVDAQEVGDGNLNLVFKIFDSQGVSRIIVKQALPYVRCVGESWPLTLDRARLEAQTLVEHYQHCPQHTVEILHFDPELAVMVMEDLSDHKIWRGELIRNVYYPQAATQLGEYLANTLFHTSDFYLHPHVKKAQVAKFINPEMCEITEDLFFNDPYQIHERNNYPAELEPDVAALRDDAQLKRAVAALKHRFFSHAEALLHGDIHSGSIFVADGRLKAIDAEFGYFGPIGFDVGTAIGNLLLNYCGLPGHLGIRDAAAAREQRLVDIQTLWTTFAERFQALATEKTRDVALAQPGYASAFLKKVWADAIGFCGTELIRRSVGLSHVADIDTIKDEEMRHACLRHAISLGKALIVIAERIESVDELIARVRQYS, encoded by the coding sequence ATGTCGCAATACCGTACCTTCTCCGCCCGTGATGCCGTGGCATATGCACAACAATTTGGCGGCCTGGACAACCCATCCGAACTGGTGGACGCGCAGGAGGTGGGCGACGGTAACCTCAATCTGGTGTTTAAAATTTTCGACAGCCAGGGCGTTAGCCGCATTATCGTCAAACAGGCGCTACCCTACGTGCGCTGCGTTGGCGAATCCTGGCCGCTGACGCTGGATCGCGCCCGCCTCGAAGCGCAAACCCTGGTGGAGCACTATCAGCATTGCCCGCAGCATACGGTTGAAATCCTCCATTTCGACCCGGAACTGGCGGTGATGGTGATGGAAGATCTCTCGGATCATAAAATCTGGCGCGGCGAACTTATTCGCAACGTCTATTACCCGCAGGCAGCCACGCAACTCGGTGAATATCTGGCAAACACGCTGTTTCATACCAGCGATTTTTATCTCCACCCGCATGTGAAAAAAGCGCAGGTGGCGAAGTTTATTAACCCCGAAATGTGCGAAATCACCGAAGATCTGTTCTTCAACGACCCGTACCAAATCCACGAGCGTAATAACTACCCGGCTGAACTGGAACCGGACGTCGCCGCCCTGCGCGATGACGCGCAGCTAAAACGGGCGGTCGCGGCGTTGAAACACCGCTTCTTTTCCCATGCCGAAGCCCTGCTGCACGGCGATATTCACAGCGGGTCGATTTTTGTCGCAGACGGTCGCCTGAAAGCGATTGATGCCGAGTTCGGTTATTTCGGCCCGATAGGCTTTGATGTCGGCACGGCGATCGGCAACCTGCTGCTTAACTATTGCGGCCTGCCAGGGCATCTGGGCATTCGCGATGCGGCGGCGGCGCGTGAACAGCGCCTGGTCGATATCCAGACGCTGTGGACCACTTTTGCCGAGCGCTTCCAGGCGCTGGCAACAGAGAAAACCCGCGATGTGGCGCTGGCGCAGCCGGGCTACGCTTCGGCGTTTTTGAAAAAAGTGTGGGCCGATGCGATTGGCTTTTGCGGCACCGAACTTATTCGCCGCAGCGTCGGCCTGTCGCACGTGGCGGATATCGACACCATCAAAGACGAAGAGATGCGCCACGCATGCCTGCGCCACGCGATTTCCCTCGGCAAAGCCCTGATTGTGATTGCCGAACGCATTGAGAGCGTCGATGAGTTAATTGCCCGTGTGCGGCAATATTCGTAG
- a CDS encoding acyltransferase — protein MLYNYTAYFFEYLFYFGILIATITVVSSLLGIQPLPQKYAALDGLRGVCAALVAIFHLYWRNGGAEDKYWSLDYIDISQIKSAIYMSGELPVGIFFMLSGFLFFKKAIAPSFDLTRFAASRLARIYPPVIATLVLIYLSTFAMGVGSHTPVGEWFISSLPFIFNHPAAVINGIPLQIATSGVFWTLTWELRLYLAIPFLYLVMRKIERKTAFVIFLMALVLGVKYLTGNDERLAFVMYFLAGFLIATIKTDKRPADLLCLALLIAALCFTRHAYNPTTALYMLAVFYSVKCGCDYFGLLTSLPLKLLGTCSFSLYLVHGITQTVSKHYLYNAGGYVWQICAMVAAGVIAPVMYKYVESRCMWKTASARQHDRLA, from the coding sequence GTGTTATATAACTACACAGCTTATTTTTTTGAATACTTATTCTATTTTGGCATTCTCATTGCAACGATAACGGTCGTCTCTTCGCTTCTTGGGATCCAACCTCTGCCGCAAAAATATGCCGCTCTCGACGGCCTGCGCGGCGTCTGCGCAGCGTTAGTGGCGATATTCCATTTGTACTGGCGAAATGGGGGAGCCGAGGATAAATACTGGTCCCTCGACTATATCGATATCAGCCAAATAAAAAGCGCTATTTATATGTCGGGTGAATTACCTGTCGGCATTTTTTTCATGCTCTCCGGTTTTCTTTTCTTCAAAAAAGCCATCGCGCCCTCTTTTGATCTCACCCGATTTGCGGCTTCGCGCCTGGCACGGATCTACCCGCCAGTCATTGCCACGCTGGTGCTCATCTATTTATCTACTTTCGCTATGGGGGTCGGTAGCCATACGCCTGTGGGTGAATGGTTTATCTCCTCGCTACCGTTTATTTTTAATCACCCGGCCGCAGTCATTAACGGCATACCGCTGCAAATTGCAACCTCAGGTGTGTTCTGGACGTTAACCTGGGAGCTTCGTTTGTATCTTGCGATCCCATTTTTATACCTGGTCATGCGCAAAATTGAGCGTAAAACGGCGTTTGTTATCTTCTTAATGGCGTTGGTGCTGGGGGTTAAATATTTAACCGGCAACGACGAACGTTTAGCTTTTGTAATGTATTTTTTAGCGGGCTTTTTAATTGCCACGATAAAGACTGATAAACGCCCAGCGGATTTACTCTGCTTAGCGCTTTTAATTGCCGCGCTCTGTTTTACCCGACATGCCTATAACCCAACCACCGCGCTCTATATGCTGGCGGTTTTCTACAGCGTTAAATGCGGGTGTGATTATTTCGGCTTACTCACTTCTCTTCCCCTCAAGTTGTTGGGGACCTGTAGCTTCTCGCTCTACCTGGTACATGGAATAACGCAGACAGTATCTAAGCATTATCTATATAACGCGGGTGGATATGTCTGGCAGATTTGCGCAATGGTGGCAGCGGGGGTGATTGCCCCCGTAATGTATAAATATGTTGAAAGCCGGTGTATGTGGAAAACGGCATCAGCCAGACAACACGACCGCCTGGCTTAA